One Deltaproteobacteria bacterium DNA segment encodes these proteins:
- a CDS encoding polyamine aminopropyltransferase, which translates to MSNNVAPPMAEVSSPALLLTVFVAAVCGLVYELIAGTLSSYLLGDSVTQFSLVIGMFLTSMGIGAYLSKFIEELLLERLILIEMAVGCIGGLAAGLGFAAFAYTEAYGMVLTSLVITIGILVGMEIPLVIRILRNTVGLEITLAHVMSLDYVGALLASLVFPFVILPQLGLVRGSFLMGFLNIGIALYLIRSVKGPLTGRRKLTSLAFGLLFLMSVGFLGSSQATLHFEDQLYQDDIIFARNTGSQRMIVTRWRDDIRLYLNGHLQFSSVDEYRYHETLVHPAMAAAPNRSRVLILGGGDGMAAREVLRYPDVTQLDLVDLDPEVTAAFRDNPMFSELNNGSLSDPRIRIYNEDAMKFMGQTSELYDVILMDLPDPSDANLGKLYSRPFFELVGRHLTPTGRLAAQCTSPFRSRAAFWSIVTTLEAARFGSPEQPRQLIARPYHTVVPSFGTWGFVVASMQPIDVSELEVHPSARYLTSELLPSLFTFPNDMKRIPTPVSSLDNPVVVNLYRDGYNQYFD; encoded by the coding sequence ATGTCCAACAATGTAGCACCGCCCATGGCAGAAGTCTCAAGCCCTGCCCTGCTCCTCACCGTATTCGTCGCTGCGGTATGTGGTCTGGTCTACGAACTCATCGCAGGAACACTTTCCAGCTACCTCCTGGGTGACTCTGTCACACAGTTCTCGTTGGTCATTGGCATGTTTCTCACCTCGATGGGCATCGGTGCTTATCTTTCCAAATTCATCGAAGAGCTGCTCCTCGAGCGGCTGATCCTTATTGAAATGGCAGTTGGGTGTATTGGCGGACTCGCGGCAGGCCTAGGTTTTGCCGCATTTGCCTATACCGAAGCCTACGGCATGGTGCTTACTTCACTGGTGATTACCATCGGCATATTGGTCGGCATGGAAATCCCATTGGTCATTCGGATACTGCGCAATACCGTGGGCCTGGAGATAACACTCGCCCATGTGATGAGCCTAGACTATGTGGGCGCACTTTTGGCGTCACTTGTCTTTCCGTTTGTCATCCTGCCGCAACTTGGTTTGGTACGTGGCAGCTTTCTAATGGGGTTTCTCAATATTGGGATTGCCCTCTATCTGATTCGCTCCGTTAAAGGACCACTTACCGGTCGTCGCAAATTGACCAGCTTAGCTTTTGGACTTCTCTTTCTGATGAGTGTGGGGTTTTTAGGTTCTTCCCAAGCAACCCTCCATTTTGAAGACCAACTTTACCAAGATGATATTATCTTTGCGCGCAATACGGGCAGCCAACGTATGATTGTAACTCGTTGGCGAGACGACATCCGTCTCTACCTCAACGGACATCTCCAATTTTCAAGCGTAGATGAATACCGTTACCATGAGACCCTTGTTCATCCTGCTATGGCAGCTGCACCCAATCGGTCCCGGGTTCTGATCCTGGGAGGCGGCGATGGTATGGCTGCCCGAGAAGTGCTGCGTTATCCAGATGTAACCCAGCTCGACTTAGTCGACCTCGACCCTGAAGTTACCGCTGCCTTTCGCGATAACCCTATGTTCAGCGAACTCAATAACGGCTCACTCTCAGATCCTCGGATTCGAATTTACAACGAAGACGCAATGAAATTCATGGGTCAAACCAGCGAGCTCTACGATGTGATTCTGATGGACCTTCCCGACCCATCCGATGCAAACCTTGGTAAGCTATACTCGCGGCCCTTTTTTGAATTGGTTGGCCGCCACCTCACACCCACCGGTCGCCTTGCCGCGCAATGCACCAGCCCGTTTCGCTCTCGAGCAGCCTTCTGGTCGATTGTAACCACACTCGAAGCAGCCAGGTTTGGTTCCCCGGAGCAGCCGCGCCAGCTCATTGCCCGTCCGTACCATACGGTTGTTCCATCATTTGGAACCTGGGGATTTGTCGTGGCGTCAATGCAGCCCATCGACGTATCGGAACTGGAAGTACATCCATCGGCCCGCTACTTAACCAGCGAACTGCTGCCCTCCTTGTTTACATTTCCAAACGATATGAAGCGCATTCCAACGCCCGTAAGCTCACTTGATAATCCAGTGGTCGTGAATCTCTACCGTGATGGATACAATCAATACTTTGATTGA